GCACGTCCAGCACGTGCCCCGGTACGTCGGTGCTGGCCAGCAGGTCCGAGGTCTTGGTCAGCACGCGGGCCACGTCGACCGCGACGTTGCCGGCGCCGATGACCACCGCGTGCGTCGCGGTCAGCGTGAAGCGGTCCAGCTCGGCGTCCGGGTGGCCGCTGTACCAGGCCACGAAGTCGGTGGCGGAGAAGCTGCCGTGCAGGTCCTCGCCCGGGACGTCCAGCCGCCGGTCCACCGCGGCGCCGGTCGCGAACACGACCGCGTCGTAGTAGGTCGCCAGCTCCTCGCGGGTGATGTCGGTGCCGACGTCGACGTTGCCGAGGAAGCGGACCGCGGGGTCCTCGAGGACCCGGCGCAGGGCCGCGTCGACCGACTTCATCTTGACGTGGTCCGGCGCCACCCCGTACCGCACCAGCCCGTACGGCGCGGGCAGCCGGTCCAGGACGTCGACCTCGACGTTGCCCGCCTTGGTCAGCGCGGCGGCCGCGTACACCCCCGCCGGGCCGGAGCCGATCACCGCGACGCGAAGAGCGGACACCGTTCCTCCTTCCCGGCCCGACCGGCCGGACCGGCCGTGGATCTACCGCCCACGGTATGCCGGTACACCGGTCCCTGTCCTACGCTCCTGTGCTCACGCTGGAACGGGCGGCCGGCGGAAGCTAGCTGCGCAGGAGGTCGAACCAGACGGTCTTGCCGAGCCGGCGCGGGGACGCGCTCGCGCCCCACTTGGTGGCCAGCTGCTGGACGATCTGCAGGCCCCGGCCGCCGGTCTGGTCCGGACCGGGGTGGTCCAGGTGCGGCAGTGCCGGCGAGCTGTCGGTGACCTCGACCCGCAACCGGTCCTTGTCCAGCTGCAGCGAGAGCTTCACCGGCGGCGTGCCGTGCCGGATCGCGTTCGTGGCCAGCTCGCTGACCAGCAGCAACGCGGTCTCGGTGAGCTCGCGGTCGAGCAGCCAGAGGTCGGCGGCGCGCTTCATGGCCCGGCGGGCGAAACTCGCCCCTTCCGGGCCGTCGGGCAGCGTGACCACCTCGTCCATACGCCTCCGGTCCCCCGCTCGGCGACGCTCACCGAGCGACGTCCGCACAGGGTTCGTCTCCAACGCTGTTTCGTCGAAACGTCCGGCACGGCATGTCGGGACGGAGAAGACGGTGAAATCATCCCGAACTGGACGCCGCCCAGAGGTCGATGTCCGAGTCCAGGGCGTGCCGGTCGATCTCGGCGAGCTCGTCGCCGGCCAGCGCGGGGTTGTCCAGCGCGGCCACGTTGTCCTCCAGCTGGGCGACGCTGCTGGCCCCGATCACCAGCGAGGTCATCCGCGGGTCCCGCAGCGCCCAGACCAGGGCGAGCTGGGCCAGCGACTGCCCTCGGCGGGCGGCGACGTCGTTCAGCGCCCGGACCCGGTCCAGCCGGTCCTCGGTGAGCATGTCCGCGCTCATCGCGCCGCCGGTGGCGACCCGGGAGTCGGCCGGCACGCCGTTCAGGTAGCGGCTGGTGAGCAGCCCCTGGGCCAGCGGCGAGAACGCGATGCAGCCCGCGCCGACGCCGGCCAGCGTGTCGAGCAGGTGGTCCTCCTCGACCCAGCGGTTGAGCATCGAGTACGACGGCTGGTGGATCAGCAGCGGCGTGCCCAGCTCCCGCAGGACCGCGGCCGCCTCCCGGGTCCGCTCCGAGCTGTAGGAGGAGATCCCGGCGTAGAGCGCGCGGCCGGAGCGGACGGCGGTGTCCAGCGCGCCCATCGTCTCCTCCAGCGGCGTGTCCGGGTCGAGCCGGTGGGAGTAGAAGATGTCGACGTAGTCCACGCCTATCCGGTCCAGGGACTGGTCCAGCGAGGCCAGCAGGTACTTGCGGGAGCCGTGGTCGCCGTACGGGCCGGGCCACATGTCGTAGCCGGCCTTGGTCGAGATCACCAGCTCGTCCCGGTACGGCGCCAGGTCGGTGCCGAGGATCCGGCCGAAGTTCGACTCCGCCGACCCGTACGGCGGGCCGTAGTTGTTGGCCAGGTCGAAGTGCGTGATCCCGAGGTCGAACGCCCGCCGCACGATCGCGCGCTGCGTCTCCCAGGGCCGGTCGCCGCCGAAGTTGTGCCAGAGCCCGAGCGAGAGGGCCGGTAGCAGCAGGCCGCTGCGGCCACTGCGGCGGTACTGCATGGAGTCGTAGCGGTTGTCCGCGGCGAGGTAGGTCACGAACCCACAAACTAGTGTTGACCTGGATCGAGACACAGGTGTGGGGTGTCCGACGGGCGCCGGTTCCGGCGCTCCCCCTGCTCCTGGAGGTGCCCGTGCGCTCCAAGCGCGCCCTCGCGACCCTTGCCGCCCTGGCCGTCGGCCTCGGCCTGGTCGGTGCCGGTTCGGCCGTCGCCGACCCGAAGCCCGCGGCCGCCCCGGCCCCGGTGCTCGACCCGACGCCGACGCACTCGAACCAGATCCCGAACCTGGGCCTGGTCAAGAACCAGATCAAGTTCTTCTACGGCGACCCGACCTCGACCGGCATCGCGTCGCCGACCTCGCCGTACGCGGCCGAGGTCAAGCGGGACGAGGCGCAGCTGACCACGTACCTGGCCACCCACGAGCGGGGTCCGAAGAAGCCGGCCCTGGTGCTGGACGTCGACGACACCGCGCTGCTGACCTACAACTACGAGATCTCCGAGGACTTCGGGTTCAACCCGACGACCAACGCCGAGTTCGTGCTGGACCAGAAGTTCCCGGCGGTCTTCGGCATGGTGCAGACGACCGCGTGGGCGACCGCGCACGGCTACACGCTGTTCTTCGTCACCGGCCGGCCGGACACCCAGCAGGCGGCGACCGAGGGCAACCTGGCCAAGGTCGGCTACCCGACCCCGAAGACGGTCTTCACCCGGGACCGCACGCTGCCGATCCCGGCGTACCTGACCTGCCAGGCGACCTGCACGACCGTCCAGTACAAGTCGCTGACCCGCAAGCACATCGAGTCGCTGGGCTACCGGATCGTGGCCAACGTCGGCGACCAGTTCTCCGACCTGCAGGGCGGGCACGAGCAGAAGGCGTTCAAGCTGCCCAACCCGATGTACTTCATCGCCTAGCTAGGTGACGGTGACGGCCCGGCAGCCCAGGCTCGGGTTGCCGGTGCCCGTCCCGATGTTCAGCGCGTACGTACAGATCGTGTGCGGGCCCCGGGCCAGCGTCAGGTCGGTCGAGTAGCCCTGGCGCGGCCCGGCCCCGTAGATCCGGGCCACGTCCGGCCGGGCGACGGTGGTGGTGATCGAGGCGACGCCGACGGAGTCGCTGTAGATCCGGATCCGGAGCCCGGCCGCCTTGTTGTCCGGGTCCAGCGCCCAGCCGCGGACCCGGACCTTGCTCGCGCCGAGCACGCCCGGCGGGTCCTGGGCGCCGATCGGGTTGTGCGTCGCGGCCAGCCGGTTCGCGTCGGTGATCGGCGCGGTCGCGGCCGAGCCGACGCCGATGCTGATCACCGGCCGCTGCGCCGGCGTGAGCAGCCGCATCACCCGCTGCAGGTGCACGGCGCCGATCGCCACGCAGCCGGCGGTCGGCCGGTTGTTCGACACGTGCAGGAAGAACGCGCTGCCGGCGCCGGCCCGGACCGGGCTGCGGTTGTAGTTGATCACCGTCGCGT
The window above is part of the Mycobacteriales bacterium genome. Proteins encoded here:
- a CDS encoding ATP-binding protein; this translates as MDEVVTLPDGPEGASFARRAMKRAADLWLLDRELTETALLLVSELATNAIRHGTPPVKLSLQLDKDRLRVEVTDSSPALPHLDHPGPDQTGGRGLQIVQQLATKWGASASPRRLGKTVWFDLLRS
- the mgrA gene encoding L-glyceraldehyde 3-phosphate reductase, with protein sequence MTYLAADNRYDSMQYRRSGRSGLLLPALSLGLWHNFGGDRPWETQRAIVRRAFDLGITHFDLANNYGPPYGSAESNFGRILGTDLAPYRDELVISTKAGYDMWPGPYGDHGSRKYLLASLDQSLDRIGVDYVDIFYSHRLDPDTPLEETMGALDTAVRSGRALYAGISSYSSERTREAAAVLRELGTPLLIHQPSYSMLNRWVEEDHLLDTLAGVGAGCIAFSPLAQGLLTSRYLNGVPADSRVATGGAMSADMLTEDRLDRVRALNDVAARRGQSLAQLALVWALRDPRMTSLVIGASSVAQLEDNVAALDNPALAGDELAEIDRHALDSDIDLWAASSSG
- a CDS encoding HAD family acid phosphatase, which produces MRSKRALATLAALAVGLGLVGAGSAVADPKPAAAPAPVLDPTPTHSNQIPNLGLVKNQIKFFYGDPTSTGIASPTSPYAAEVKRDEAQLTTYLATHERGPKKPALVLDVDDTALLTYNYEISEDFGFNPTTNAEFVLDQKFPAVFGMVQTTAWATAHGYTLFFVTGRPDTQQAATEGNLAKVGYPTPKTVFTRDRTLPIPAYLTCQATCTTVQYKSLTRKHIESLGYRIVANVGDQFSDLQGGHEQKAFKLPNPMYFIA
- a CDS encoding L,D-transpeptidase family protein, whose protein sequence is MRRWVAAGVAAVLAAGAAVGVTLAVRPSPAGAAPATAGIVVTVSTGSAAATHGLLQVWSRQADGTYRSAYGPTTAWVGAAGVGATREGLSKTPTGVYGLTEAFGTAADPGTGLPYRRVDGNDWWVSDVSSPYYNTYRRCAPGSCPFDERAGERLAIPQYANATVINYNRSPVRAGAGSAFFLHVSNNRPTAGCVAIGAVHLQRVMRLLTPAQRPVISIGVGSAATAPITDANRLAATHNPIGAQDPPGVLGASKVRVRGWALDPDNKAAGLRIRIYSDSVGVASITTTVARPDVARIYGAGPRQGYSTDLTLARGPHTICTYALNIGTGTGNPSLGCRAVTVT